A region from the Prochlorococcus marinus XMU1408 genome encodes:
- the smc gene encoding chromosome segregation protein SMC, translating to MVHINHVDLSHFKSFGGSMSIPLEEGFTVVTGPNGSGKSNILDGVLFCLGLANSRGMRADRLPDLVNSGVLKAGKSSETKVTVKFDLTDWQPDEAEEGIDPTEQGPWIKPGQKEWTVSRRLKVMPGGSYASTYSADGEICNLQQLQTQLRRLRIDPEGSNVVMQGDVTRIVSMSNKDRRGLIDELAGVALFDTRIDQTRSKLDDVYERQERCRIVEQELNLSKQRLQKDCEKASLYKDLKNQLLIGREQELVLSYEEAKKVLRKLDLEHQDLIKKEKVGSENLVNKENELKKSIDKLNILQKNVKELGEDQLIAVQSKIAGIESQHRELERQGLNHKNEGDKLKEYRNNLLQKKKDFQTELQNKFNQINPKDVDEAELNCKEAEAWVESSRRKLSDIAGRSGAWMEKHQKARHYKNEIQSKLDPKRIEKQNLEEKLLQLNVILKELDSDQKSDECANQKVHLEINNLNKEWENILDLIAIKKQEFIELSSEKSIKERTRFRLEKEQGKLQNDIARLESRKEIIYESRGTSALTLLLESGLDGIHGPVANLGEVEDRYRIALEVAAGARLGQVVVDDDRIAGKSIDLLKRKRAGRLTFLPLNKILKNSQNKSEVFLRSLGSDLNTNTGLIGKAIDLIKFDPIYKHVFRYVFGETLVFSDLSSARDQIGIKRAVTLEGELLEKSGAITGGSLNNRSLGLSFGRVKDNDDSDLLKNRLLEVSETLVNCQNQEKKLTNDLEKFRNELSKLEQKKAALDAERETSKRSNSPLLERQSYRQKRIEELLKTKKEKISQLELINANIKPLEVDLLKIEKEEKTIDKSSDSSVWNKLQKELEDADKNLIDFRNKRDEILNKQSQNKLAIDRLTDQENSLIIEENRLKDSIETLASAHINWREQTKQLNSTRQDLINEQKKLETRFGEQRRERDSVEADVNTKRLNLQELQWSLQRLREDQKNMKEEIRIETNRCTELEKKLPNPLPLISDEIREKGLEVLLSDLEALQKKMEELEPVNMLALEELAKLEDRLNELESRLQVLTDERSELLLRIETVSTLRQEAFMEAFHAVDEHFREIFASLSEGDGHLQLENPDEPLEGGLTLVAHPKGKPVRRLAAMSGGEKSLTALSFLFALQRFRPSPFYALDEVDSFLDGVNVERLAALIARQAEHAQFLVVSHRRPMIGASMRTIGVTQARGNHTQVVGLPIAA from the coding sequence TTGGTTCATATCAACCATGTAGATTTGTCTCATTTCAAGTCCTTTGGTGGATCGATGTCGATTCCACTTGAAGAGGGCTTTACTGTCGTAACAGGTCCTAATGGTTCAGGTAAAAGCAATATTCTTGATGGTGTTTTGTTTTGTTTAGGCCTTGCAAATAGTCGAGGAATGCGAGCAGATAGATTGCCTGATTTGGTTAATAGTGGAGTATTGAAAGCTGGAAAATCTTCGGAAACCAAAGTAACTGTAAAATTCGATCTCACTGATTGGCAGCCTGATGAAGCAGAAGAAGGAATAGACCCTACAGAACAAGGACCTTGGATTAAGCCTGGGCAAAAAGAATGGACAGTCTCAAGAAGATTAAAGGTTATGCCAGGTGGCTCATATGCTTCCACTTACAGCGCAGATGGTGAGATTTGTAATTTACAGCAATTACAAACACAATTAAGACGTCTCAGAATTGACCCTGAGGGTAGCAATGTTGTTATGCAGGGAGATGTTACTCGAATAGTTTCCATGAGTAATAAAGATCGTAGAGGCCTAATAGATGAGCTTGCTGGTGTTGCATTATTTGATACTCGTATAGATCAAACCCGTTCAAAGTTAGATGATGTCTATGAACGGCAAGAACGTTGTCGGATTGTTGAACAAGAATTGAATCTTTCCAAACAGCGTTTGCAAAAAGATTGTGAGAAAGCCAGTTTATATAAAGATCTAAAAAATCAATTATTGATTGGAAGAGAGCAAGAATTAGTTTTATCTTATGAAGAGGCAAAAAAGGTTTTGAGAAAATTAGATTTAGAGCATCAAGATTTGATCAAAAAAGAAAAAGTAGGTTCAGAAAATTTAGTCAATAAAGAAAATGAATTAAAAAAATCTATAGATAAATTGAATATTTTACAGAAAAACGTCAAAGAACTAGGTGAAGATCAATTGATTGCAGTCCAATCTAAAATAGCAGGAATTGAATCTCAGCATAGAGAGTTAGAAAGGCAGGGACTTAATCATAAAAATGAAGGTGACAAATTAAAAGAATATAGAAATAATCTTCTACAGAAAAAAAAAGATTTCCAAACTGAATTACAAAATAAATTTAATCAAATTAATCCTAAAGATGTTGATGAAGCTGAGTTGAATTGTAAAGAAGCTGAGGCTTGGGTTGAATCTTCTAGAAGAAAACTTTCAGATATAGCAGGCCGTTCTGGTGCTTGGATGGAAAAGCATCAGAAGGCTAGGCATTATAAAAATGAAATCCAATCAAAATTAGATCCAAAAAGAATAGAAAAACAAAATCTTGAAGAAAAATTATTACAATTAAATGTTATTTTAAAAGAATTAGATAGTGATCAAAAATCTGATGAATGTGCTAATCAAAAAGTACACTTAGAAATTAATAATTTGAATAAAGAATGGGAAAATATATTGGATTTAATTGCAATTAAAAAACAAGAGTTTATAGAATTATCTTCAGAAAAAAGTATAAAAGAGCGAACTAGGTTTAGATTAGAGAAAGAGCAAGGAAAGCTTCAAAATGATATTGCTCGTTTAGAAAGTAGGAAGGAAATTATATATGAAAGTAGAGGGACAAGTGCATTAACTTTATTATTAGAATCTGGATTAGATGGTATACATGGCCCTGTTGCTAACTTAGGCGAGGTTGAAGATCGTTATAGGATTGCGCTTGAAGTAGCTGCTGGCGCTCGGCTTGGCCAAGTTGTTGTTGATGATGATCGAATTGCTGGAAAGTCAATCGATCTTTTAAAAAGGAAACGAGCTGGAAGATTGACTTTTTTACCTCTTAACAAGATTTTAAAAAATTCTCAAAATAAATCTGAAGTATTTCTTAGATCTCTTGGTAGTGATCTTAATACTAATACCGGACTAATAGGAAAGGCAATTGATTTGATTAAATTTGATCCTATATATAAACATGTATTCAGATATGTATTTGGAGAGACGCTTGTATTTAGTGACTTATCATCAGCTCGTGATCAAATTGGTATTAAAAGAGCTGTTACTTTAGAAGGTGAATTGTTGGAAAAGAGTGGAGCAATTACTGGTGGTAGTTTAAATAATAGATCTTTAGGTTTGAGTTTTGGGAGAGTAAAAGATAATGATGATTCTGATCTATTGAAGAATAGATTATTAGAAGTAAGTGAGACTCTTGTAAATTGTCAAAATCAAGAGAAAAAACTAACTAATGATCTAGAAAAATTTAGAAATGAACTAAGTAAATTAGAGCAAAAAAAAGCAGCGCTCGACGCTGAAAGAGAAACTTCTAAAAGGTCAAATTCCCCTTTATTAGAACGCCAAAGTTATCGTCAAAAAAGAATTGAAGAACTTCTTAAGACAAAAAAAGAAAAAATTTCTCAATTAGAATTGATTAATGCGAATATCAAACCTTTAGAGGTAGATTTATTAAAAATTGAAAAGGAAGAAAAAACTATAGATAAATCAAGTGATTCATCTGTTTGGAACAAATTGCAAAAGGAACTAGAAGATGCTGATAAAAACCTTATAGATTTTAGAAATAAGAGAGATGAGATTTTAAATAAGCAATCACAAAATAAGCTTGCAATTGATCGTTTAACTGATCAAGAAAATTCTTTAATCATCGAAGAGAATCGCTTAAAGGATTCAATAGAGACTCTTGCTTCTGCTCATATTAATTGGCGTGAGCAAACCAAGCAACTGAATTCAACTCGGCAAGATTTGATTAATGAGCAGAAGAAACTAGAAACTCGATTTGGGGAACAACGGCGAGAAAGAGATTCTGTAGAAGCTGATGTAAATACAAAACGTTTAAATTTGCAAGAACTTCAATGGAGTCTTCAACGTTTAAGAGAAGATCAAAAAAATATGAAGGAAGAGATACGTATAGAAACGAATCGTTGTACTGAATTAGAAAAGAAGCTTCCTAATCCTTTACCATTGATTTCAGATGAAATAAGAGAAAAAGGTCTTGAGGTTTTACTTTCTGATTTGGAGGCTTTGCAGAAGAAAATGGAAGAATTGGAACCAGTCAATATGCTTGCATTAGAAGAATTAGCAAAGTTAGAAGACAGGCTTAATGAACTTGAAAGTAGGCTACAGGTTCTAACTGATGAAAGATCTGAACTTTTGCTTCGTATTGAGACTGTTTCAACTTTGCGTCAGGAGGCCTTTATGGAGGCTTTTCATGCAGTAGATGAACATTTTCGCGAAATTTTTGCAAGTCTGTCTGAAGGAGATGGACATTTACAACTTGAAAATCCTGATGAACCTTTAGAGGGAGGATTGACTTTGGTGGCTCATCCAAAAGGTAAGCCTGTCAGAAGGCTGGCAGCCATGTCAGGTGGAGAAAAATCCTTAACTGCCTTGAGTTTTCTCTTTGCATTGCAACGTTTTAGACCTTCCCCTTTTTATGCTCTTGACGAAGTAGACAGTTTTTTAGACGGGGTCAATGTTGAAAGGTTAGCGGCTTTAATTGCTCGACAAGCAGAACATGCACAATTTCTTGTTGTAAGTCATAGAAGACCTATGATTGGAGCGTCAATGAGGACTATTGGGGTTACCCAAGCAAGGGGGAATCATACTCAAGTTGTTGGGTTGCCAATCGCAGCTTGA
- a CDS encoding PRC-barrel domain-containing protein, translating into MTNTQAPQESTSAVPSDRLWLRSELMGTQVITRDTGRRLGLVGEVVVDIDRREVVALGLRDNPLTRFLPGLPRWLPLDQIRQVGDVILVDTLDSLSENFVPERFNKVINCQVITESGDQLGRVLGFSFDIETGELLTLVMGALGVPLLGEGVLSTWEMPVDEIVSSGPDRIIVYEGAEEKLKQLSSGFLEKLGVGNSGWEESERDRYRVNLVPVENQLSSGESSNEEQLLLEQAQEEIFQEDEMEYVELQESEEQQYNQELRYLDEPDESSIYSEIEESQSNYDKSKLINRSDNYEPRISTRNSKNRSQISRDEEPLDIEPLEKPPIEKIEDSTFKDKELLDIEDPW; encoded by the coding sequence TTGACCAACACTCAAGCCCCACAAGAATCAACATCCGCTGTCCCAAGTGACAGATTATGGCTTCGTTCTGAGTTAATGGGGACTCAGGTTATTACTCGTGATACTGGACGAAGATTGGGTCTAGTAGGGGAAGTTGTTGTTGATATTGATCGGAGAGAAGTTGTTGCTTTGGGACTTAGAGATAATCCGTTAACACGTTTTTTACCTGGACTGCCAAGATGGCTTCCTCTTGATCAGATTCGTCAAGTGGGTGATGTGATTTTGGTTGATACATTAGATTCTTTAAGCGAAAACTTTGTTCCAGAAAGATTTAATAAAGTTATCAATTGCCAGGTCATTACTGAATCAGGAGATCAGTTAGGAAGAGTTCTTGGCTTTTCTTTTGATATTGAAACTGGTGAATTATTGACTTTGGTCATGGGAGCATTAGGTGTTCCTTTGTTAGGTGAAGGGGTTTTAAGTACTTGGGAGATGCCAGTAGATGAAATTGTCAGTAGCGGTCCGGATCGAATAATTGTTTATGAGGGGGCTGAAGAAAAATTAAAACAGCTAAGTAGTGGTTTTCTTGAAAAGCTTGGGGTAGGTAACTCTGGATGGGAGGAGAGTGAAAGAGATAGGTATAGAGTTAATCTTGTTCCAGTTGAAAATCAATTGTCTTCTGGTGAGAGTAGCAATGAGGAACAGCTACTTTTAGAACAAGCACAAGAGGAAATTTTTCAAGAAGATGAGATGGAATACGTAGAATTACAGGAATCAGAAGAACAACAATATAATCAAGAACTAAGATACCTAGATGAACCAGATGAATCTTCAATTTATTCAGAAATTGAAGAAAGCCAATCAAATTATGATAAGTCGAAATTAATAAATAGGTCTGATAATTATGAGCCTAGAATTTCCACTCGAAATAGTAAAAATAGATCTCAAATTTCAAGAGATGAAGAACCTTTAGATATTGAACCTTTGGAAAAACCACCTATTGAAAAAATTGAAGATTCTACCTTTAAAGATAAAGAACTTTTAGATATTGAAGATCCATGGTGA
- a CDS encoding glycosyl transferase, protein MSKNPLAIIFVSNGPGELATWVKPLARELHKQIEMRPPSQSSAISLNLVLVPCPNANGHENLAAQKWLQFEKIIKAKNFWELIFRPNRFGLWPTKGLVIFLGGDQFWSVLLSARLGYLHMTYAEWIARWPFWNDRILAMSDNILQRVPKRIQNRCSVIGDLTADLSEAAKIDDPLPPGKWIALMPGSKSSKLKIGIPFFLDVADKISESMPNCRFIVPLAPTTNIDELKYFASRKNPISKQYNSGIKSILKSNNKEKRGILITEKSTVILIQEKHPAYNDLIQCDLAITTVGANTAELGALSIPMIVVVPTQHLLVMEAWDGLIGLIARLPILKWCLGLLISLIKMRNRGFMAWPNISAKRMIVPERIGHITPNQIAKEAMDWLNAPSRLSGQKKDLQMLRGNKGAKKKFCQQIINLLKEKNLLN, encoded by the coding sequence ATGAGTAAAAATCCTTTAGCAATTATCTTTGTATCTAATGGACCAGGTGAATTAGCTACATGGGTGAAGCCACTTGCAAGAGAGCTTCATAAACAAATAGAGATGAGACCTCCATCTCAGAGCTCTGCAATATCCCTAAACTTAGTATTAGTTCCTTGCCCCAATGCAAATGGTCATGAAAATCTTGCAGCCCAAAAATGGTTGCAATTTGAAAAGATTATAAAAGCAAAAAATTTCTGGGAACTGATTTTTAGACCAAATAGATTTGGTTTATGGCCAACTAAAGGGTTAGTAATTTTTTTAGGAGGAGATCAATTTTGGAGCGTCTTACTCTCAGCAAGATTGGGATATTTACATATGACTTATGCAGAATGGATTGCAAGATGGCCTTTTTGGAATGATCGTATTTTAGCGATGTCAGACAATATTCTTCAAAGAGTACCAAAGCGAATTCAAAACCGTTGTTCAGTAATAGGAGATTTAACAGCTGACTTGAGTGAAGCTGCAAAAATTGATGATCCCCTACCCCCTGGAAAGTGGATTGCACTCATGCCAGGCTCCAAAAGCTCCAAACTGAAAATTGGTATACCTTTCTTTCTTGATGTGGCTGATAAAATATCAGAATCAATGCCTAATTGTAGGTTCATAGTGCCTCTTGCACCTACTACAAATATAGATGAGCTAAAATACTTTGCTAGCAGAAAAAATCCAATCTCAAAACAATATAATTCAGGAATTAAATCAATTCTTAAATCTAATAATAAAGAAAAAAGAGGAATACTAATAACAGAAAAATCTACAGTTATTTTAATACAAGAAAAACATCCTGCTTATAATGATCTTATTCAATGTGATTTAGCAATAACAACAGTAGGTGCCAATACTGCTGAGCTGGGGGCATTAAGTATTCCTATGATAGTTGTTGTACCTACTCAACACCTATTAGTTATGGAAGCATGGGATGGATTGATAGGTTTAATTGCTAGATTACCAATTTTAAAATGGTGCTTAGGCTTATTAATTAGCTTGATCAAAATGAGGAATAGAGGCTTCATGGCTTGGCCAAATATATCTGCTAAAAGAATGATTGTACCTGAAAGGATTGGTCATATAACTCCTAACCAAATAGCTAAAGAAGCTATGGATTGGCTTAATGCTCCTTCTAGGCTATCTGGTCAAAAAAAAGATCTTCAAATGCTCAGAGGAAACAAAGGAGCAAAAAAGAAATTTTGTCAGCAAATTATTAATCTTTTGAAGGAAAAAAACCTTTTGAATTGA
- the accC gene encoding acetyl-CoA carboxylase biotin carboxylase subunit: MPIGKLLIANRGEIALRILRSCREMGIATVAVYSTVDKNALHVQLADEAVCVGDSPSSKSYLNIPNILAAATSRGVDAIHPGYGFLAENDRFAEICGDHGLIFVGPSPHAIRSMGDKSTAKSTMQKVGVPTVPGSEGLLESVSDASKLASEMGYPVMIKATAGGGGRGMRLVGHANELENLFKAAQGEAEAAFGNPGLYMEKFIDRPRHVEVQILADRFGNVVHLGERDCSIQRRHQKLLEESPSPALDDHLRIRMGEAAVAAAKSINYEGAGTVEFLFDRQGNFYFMEMNTRIQVEHPVTELVTGMDLISEQLRIAGGEKLQFSQEEIKLEGHAIECRINAEDPNHNFRPSPGKITGWLPPGGPGVRVDSHVYTGYDIPPFYDSLIGKLIVWGRDREAALKRMERALNECAVTGITTTIDFHLQLLKRKEFINGDVHTKFVEQEML, translated from the coding sequence ATGCCCATAGGCAAACTGCTGATAGCTAATCGTGGCGAAATAGCTTTAAGAATTCTCCGAAGCTGTCGAGAGATGGGGATTGCTACGGTTGCTGTTTACAGCACTGTTGATAAAAATGCTCTACATGTTCAATTAGCTGATGAAGCTGTTTGTGTTGGAGATTCGCCGAGTAGTAAAAGTTATTTAAATATTCCGAATATATTAGCTGCAGCAACTTCACGAGGAGTTGATGCTATTCACCCTGGATATGGTTTTTTAGCCGAGAATGATCGATTTGCAGAGATTTGTGGAGATCACGGCCTAATTTTTGTTGGTCCTTCTCCTCATGCAATTCGTTCAATGGGTGATAAGTCGACCGCTAAATCGACTATGCAAAAGGTTGGAGTTCCTACAGTTCCTGGAAGTGAGGGTTTGCTAGAAAGTGTCTCAGATGCATCCAAGCTTGCTTCGGAAATGGGTTATCCGGTAATGATTAAAGCAACGGCAGGAGGAGGTGGAAGAGGTATGCGCTTGGTTGGCCATGCTAATGAATTAGAGAACCTTTTTAAAGCTGCTCAAGGAGAAGCAGAAGCTGCATTTGGTAATCCAGGCCTATATATGGAGAAATTTATTGATCGCCCAAGGCATGTAGAGGTTCAGATTCTTGCTGATCGATTTGGAAATGTTGTTCACCTTGGAGAGAGAGATTGCTCAATTCAAAGGCGACATCAGAAATTATTAGAGGAATCACCAAGTCCAGCTTTAGATGACCATTTAAGAATAAGGATGGGAGAGGCAGCAGTTGCAGCAGCAAAAAGCATCAATTACGAAGGGGCTGGAACAGTTGAGTTTCTATTTGATAGGCAAGGTAATTTTTATTTTATGGAGATGAATACTCGAATACAAGTTGAACATCCTGTGACTGAGTTAGTTACAGGAATGGATCTTATATCTGAGCAATTACGTATCGCTGGAGGAGAAAAATTACAATTCAGCCAGGAAGAGATTAAGCTTGAAGGACATGCTATTGAATGTAGAATTAACGCAGAAGATCCTAATCATAATTTTAGACCTTCTCCAGGAAAAATTACTGGTTGGTTACCTCCTGGTGGACCAGGGGTAAGGGTAGATAGCCATGTTTATACAGGTTACGATATACCTCCTTTTTATGATTCTTTAATAGGAAAACTAATTGTTTGGGGAAGGGATCGAGAAGCAGCACTAAAACGAATGGAAAGAGCCTTAAACGAATGCGCTGTCACAGGAATTACTACTACTATTGATTTTCATTTACAGTTATTGAAAAGAAAAGAATTTATAAATGGAGATGTTCATACAAAGTTTGTTGAACAAGAAATGTTGTAG
- a CDS encoding YggT family protein, whose product MPLLIKSLPTLHFLFSFFIGALILVFLLRIILTWYPKIDLRTGLWPIIFIPTEPVLVATRKIVAPIGGVDVTPIIWVGLLSLFRELFFSQQGLLTQIMLRT is encoded by the coding sequence ATGCCTCTATTAATTAAAAGCCTGCCAACACTACATTTTTTATTTAGTTTTTTTATTGGCGCTCTTATCCTTGTATTCCTTCTAAGAATTATTTTGACTTGGTATCCAAAAATCGATTTAAGAACTGGCTTATGGCCAATTATTTTTATACCAACAGAACCTGTTCTAGTGGCAACACGAAAAATTGTTGCGCCAATTGGAGGAGTAGATGTAACTCCAATAATTTGGGTAGGGCTCTTAAGTCTTTTTCGCGAATTATTTTTTAGTCAACAAGGTTTGTTAACTCAAATCATGTTGCGAACTTAA
- the psbX gene encoding photosystem II reaction center protein PsbX, which yields MAFHLLNLFLTAGVSGEAATNSAVGMIGSFLAAGALIVAPAAAALIWVSQKDALR from the coding sequence ATGGCTTTTCATTTATTAAATTTGTTTCTTACTGCTGGAGTTTCTGGTGAAGCTGCCACAAATTCCGCTGTTGGAATGATAGGAAGTTTTCTTGCCGCTGGAGCTTTAATAGTCGCACCTGCTGCGGCTGCATTGATTTGGGTTAGTCAAAAAGATGCATTGCGATAG
- a CDS encoding Ycf66 family protein: MVNASLNWASIVGIVLAVCGAGLYFLRSFKPALARDYDVFFAAIGLLCGGILFFQGWRLDPILQFGQFLLAGTTVFFAYESVRLRGIATDQARRSSYFDEEPELPRSSRGGLSDSGLDRAYDRFDESQPINRRFSGRDDYEEEYSDDENYRRRPSRAAIPEQAVSRRPRNISSSGINTRGSERERERERDGDRNRRMERFNNSKFSSDRTSNFGDRRTSRQETRRGSRPLASGQTSSRRRNESSNPSQVSSSRLNNENLNRSSSGPTSRPSKNKNNIEDAAFSSSEKGVSRANRRPSKDSVPNNANKRPSGSSYSPSSRKARPRDNSSRFDD; this comes from the coding sequence TTGGTCAATGCCAGTCTAAATTGGGCAAGCATTGTAGGCATAGTTCTTGCTGTTTGCGGGGCTGGCTTATATTTTCTTAGGTCTTTCAAACCAGCGCTGGCAAGAGATTACGATGTATTCTTTGCCGCTATTGGATTGCTATGTGGCGGAATTCTCTTTTTTCAGGGATGGCGTTTAGATCCAATTCTTCAGTTTGGACAGTTTTTACTTGCGGGAACAACTGTGTTTTTTGCTTATGAAAGTGTTCGACTAAGAGGTATTGCAACAGATCAAGCACGCAGATCTTCATATTTTGACGAAGAGCCTGAGTTACCAAGATCTTCGCGAGGAGGCCTATCAGATTCAGGGCTTGATAGGGCTTATGATCGATTCGATGAATCTCAACCTATCAATAGGCGTTTTTCAGGTAGAGATGACTATGAGGAAGAATATTCAGATGATGAAAATTATCGAAGAAGACCATCAAGAGCTGCAATCCCAGAGCAGGCTGTAAGTAGAAGGCCTAGAAATATAAGCTCTTCAGGTATAAATACACGAGGATCTGAAAGAGAAAGAGAAAGAGAAAGAGATGGAGATAGAAATAGAAGAATGGAAAGATTTAATAACTCAAAATTTTCTTCTGATAGAACCTCAAACTTTGGCGACAGGAGAACTAGTCGTCAAGAAACTAGAAGAGGGAGCCGTCCTTTAGCAAGTGGACAAACATCAAGTCGTAGAAGAAATGAGTCTTCTAACCCTTCTCAAGTATCATCTTCAAGATTAAATAATGAAAATCTAAATAGATCTTCCTCAGGGCCTACTAGTAGACCCTCTAAAAATAAAAATAATATTGAAGATGCAGCCTTCTCCAGTTCCGAAAAAGGAGTTAGTAGGGCTAATAGAAGGCCTTCAAAAGACTCCGTTCCTAATAATGCTAATAAAAGACCATCTGGAAGTTCTTATTCACCCTCATCTCGTAAGGCTAGACCTAGAGACAATAGTTCAAGGTTTGATGATTGA
- a CDS encoding chlorophyll a/b-binding protein: MNSNTDKNLDDQLKEQANTDSEIKIPSTTATTNDIPEFGWSGYAERINGRFAMIGLVSVLLIEALSKISFLEWAGLITK; encoded by the coding sequence ATGAACTCAAATACTGACAAAAACCTTGATGATCAGTTAAAAGAACAAGCAAATACTGATTCAGAAATTAAAATTCCTAGTACAACTGCAACCACAAATGACATTCCTGAGTTTGGTTGGAGTGGATATGCAGAGAGGATAAATGGAAGATTTGCAATGATTGGTCTTGTCTCAGTTTTACTTATAGAAGCTCTGAGCAAGATATCCTTTTTGGAATGGGCTGGACTAATTACTAAATGA